The following coding sequences lie in one Flavobacterium sediminis genomic window:
- a CDS encoding RagB/SusD family nutrient uptake outer membrane protein — translation MKNLKLKLLSLSSLLFLFLTVSCTDELDTKPEGTEQTADELFADPSSYKSFLAKLYAGLATTGQQGPAGQGDVAGIDEGFSSYVRNLWNFQELTTDEAIIAWNDATIKDFHWHTWTVSDGFVKATFYRLSYQITNCNEFLRQTTDEKLDGRGVTGSLRDDIKTFRAEARFLRALSYWHIIDLFGGASLTTEDSPTQYYLPDYANRQQLFDFVESELTGMEADLKEPNSNEQFRVDKAAAWMLKAKLFLNAQVYVGTDRTQDAYTYVNKVINETSYSIHSNYSQLFLADNDTNGAQNEFIFAVAFDGLHTKTYGGTTYLTHAPVGGSMDASEFGINGGWAGLRTTSAFVEKFDGMDNDTRKQFYTSGQTLEINDVGSFTDGYAIAKWKNVDSMGNQGSDASGDFVDTDYPMFRLADAYLMYAECFLRGGGGDATTAVGYINELRERAYGNTSGDITASDLDLDFILDERARELHWEGHRRSDLIRFGKFSGSSYLWPWKGNVANGAPIPSYRKLFPIPQDAIIVNPNLIQNPGY, via the coding sequence ATGAAGAATTTAAAATTAAAACTATTAAGCTTATCTTCTTTGTTATTCTTATTCCTTACTGTTTCTTGTACTGATGAATTAGACACAAAACCTGAAGGAACTGAACAAACAGCAGATGAATTATTTGCAGATCCTAGCTCATATAAAAGCTTTTTAGCTAAACTTTATGCCGGTCTTGCAACGACTGGTCAGCAAGGGCCTGCAGGACAGGGAGATGTTGCTGGTATTGATGAAGGATTTAGCTCATATGTCAGAAACCTTTGGAATTTTCAAGAATTGACAACAGACGAAGCAATCATAGCATGGAACGATGCTACTATAAAAGACTTCCATTGGCACACTTGGACCGTTTCTGATGGTTTTGTAAAAGCAACTTTTTACAGATTATCCTACCAAATTACAAACTGTAATGAATTTTTAAGACAGACTACAGATGAAAAATTAGATGGTAGAGGTGTAACAGGTAGCTTAAGAGATGACATCAAAACTTTCAGAGCAGAAGCTCGTTTTTTAAGAGCTTTGAGCTACTGGCACATCATCGACCTATTCGGAGGTGCTTCTTTAACTACTGAAGATTCTCCTACTCAATATTATTTACCGGACTATGCTAACAGACAACAACTATTTGATTTTGTTGAAAGTGAATTAACCGGAATGGAAGCGGATTTGAAAGAACCTAACAGCAATGAACAATTCAGAGTTGATAAAGCGGCTGCTTGGATGTTAAAAGCGAAACTGTTCTTAAATGCTCAGGTTTATGTAGGAACAGACAGAACTCAAGACGCTTATACTTATGTAAATAAAGTAATCAATGAAACCAGTTATTCTATACACAGTAATTATTCTCAACTATTTTTAGCTGATAATGATACTAACGGTGCTCAAAATGAGTTCATCTTTGCTGTAGCATTTGATGGTTTACATACTAAAACATACGGAGGTACAACTTACCTGACACATGCTCCGGTTGGAGGTAGTATGGATGCTTCTGAATTCGGTATTAACGGTGGTTGGGCAGGATTGCGAACTACTTCTGCATTTGTTGAAAAATTTGACGGAATGGATAATGATACCAGAAAACAATTCTACACTTCAGGTCAAACATTAGAGATTAACGATGTGGGAAGTTTTACCGATGGCTATGCAATTGCCAAATGGAAAAATGTAGACAGTATGGGCAATCAAGGGTCAGATGCTTCGGGAGATTTTGTTGACACAGACTACCCTATGTTCAGATTGGCTGATGCTTACCTAATGTATGCAGAATGTTTCTTAAGAGGAGGTGGCGGTGATGCTACAACAGCTGTGGGCTATATCAATGAGCTAAGAGAACGAGCTTACGGAAACACTTCCGGAGATATTACAGCTTCTGACTTGGACTTAGATTTTATCTTAGACGAACGTGCAAGAGAATTACATTGGGAAGGCCACAGAAGATCTGATTTGATCCGTTTCGGAAAATTTAGCGGTAGTTCTTATTTATGGCCTTGGAAAGGAAATGTGGCCAATGGCGCACCAATCCCTTCTTACAGAAAATTATTCCCAATACCACAAGATGCAATTATTGTAAATCCGAATTTAATTCAAAACCCTGGTTATTAA
- a CDS encoding LacI family DNA-binding transcriptional regulator, which translates to MRRKVTLKQIAKELDVSVSTVSKSLRNSPEISEDTRLKVQAFAKLYNYKPNNIALSLKNKKTKTIGVVIPEIVHHFFATVITGIEQVANEQGYNVIICMSNESFDKEVINLEMLANGSTDGFIMSLSKETQQKSDYHHIMEVMNQGMPVVMFDRVTNEIFTDKVIIDDFSAAFDAVSFLIEGGAKKIALITTVDYVSVGKLRTDGYIKALETHGIEVEDKYIIKIEDIDSCNTKIHYLLNNEEVDAIFAVNELFAVVAIKIAKSLDINVPEDLEVIAFTDGIISKYSTPTITTVSQNGIKMGRKAAQMLIERLENEEEYDYEEEIIEQYKTEVIETNLILRDSTKTK; encoded by the coding sequence ATGAGACGAAAAGTTACCTTAAAACAAATAGCTAAAGAATTAGATGTTTCAGTATCAACAGTTTCAAAATCGTTAAGAAATAGCCCCGAAATAAGTGAAGATACTCGCCTGAAAGTTCAGGCTTTTGCAAAATTGTATAATTATAAGCCTAATAATATTGCGTTAAGCTTAAAAAATAAAAAAACGAAAACAATTGGGGTCGTAATCCCTGAAATAGTTCACCATTTTTTTGCAACTGTAATTACAGGGATTGAACAGGTTGCTAATGAACAAGGCTACAATGTTATCATCTGTATGTCAAATGAATCTTTTGATAAAGAAGTGATTAACTTAGAGATGTTGGCAAATGGCAGTACTGATGGTTTTATTATGTCTCTTTCCAAAGAGACCCAACAAAAGTCAGATTACCATCATATAATGGAAGTAATGAATCAGGGAATGCCGGTAGTGATGTTCGATAGGGTAACGAATGAAATTTTTACAGACAAAGTGATCATCGATGACTTTTCGGCTGCTTTTGATGCTGTTTCTTTTTTAATTGAAGGTGGTGCTAAAAAAATAGCATTAATTACAACTGTAGATTATGTAAGTGTCGGTAAATTGAGAACGGACGGCTATATTAAAGCCTTGGAGACTCACGGTATTGAAGTGGAAGATAAGTATATTATTAAGATTGAAGATATAGATAGTTGCAATACAAAAATACATTACTTGTTAAATAATGAGGAAGTAGATGCGATTTTTGCAGTAAATGAATTATTTGCTGTGGTAGCTATTAAGATAGCTAAAAGTTTAGATATTAATGTTCCGGAGGACTTAGAAGTTATCGCATTTACGGATGGTATTATTTCTAAGTATTCAACACCAACAATTACAACGGTCAGTCAGAATGGTATTAAGATGGGGAGAAAAGCAGCTCAGATGTTGATTGAAAGGTTGGAAAATGAAGAAGAATATGATTATGAAGAAGAAATTATAGAGCAATACAAAACGGAAGTTATTGAGACTAATTTGATTTTACGTGATTCTACGAAAACGAAATAG
- a CDS encoding SusC/RagA family TonB-linked outer membrane protein gives MKTLQKKLLLLLLILPISMFAQNTLKGVVLDSGSQQPLPGVNILVKGTSNGTTTDFDGNFTLNNLKKNDILILKYIGFKEVTYTYTGQDNVTITMTEDLQQLQDIVVIGYGTVKKEDATGSVSTVTEKNFVKGPVVAADQMIQGKVAGVQITNGGGAPGEGATIRIRQGSSLSGNNDPLFVIDGVPVAADNTGGRNPLASINQNDIESVTVLKDASATAIYGSRASNGVIIITTKKGKSGEMKINYSGNVSYSSIAKKVDVLSGDQLRSYVNTYGNTNQQALLGTANTNWQEEIYRDAIGTDHNISLSGGSDNITYRASAGFTDMDGILKEDNFTRATTSASVVGNFFNEHLKIEANNKTSSMRNNYSERSAIGSSLAFDPTQNIYNSDGSYFEWNQQLASRNPVALINQSHNYGTAFRSLGNIQAEYKLHFFPDLKAVANFGYDYTTGRSYGGYGYDSNYYYTNASAEYDYTNDSKNRLMDLYLNYHKDIDAIKGSVELTAGYNYQNFDYINNGGYSVNIAGVESVTPATKTGYNLQSYFARGIFNFYDKYVLTATIRRDGTSRFAPEYRWSNFPSAALAWKIDKEKFLENVSSISSLKLRIGWGITGQQDIGKLYPSLPTYLSSDNQAQYQIGDTFYTTVRPQAYNSNLKWEQTETRNIGLDFGLIKNRITGSIDLYEKRTKDLIAYVPNPAFYGFSNYDYYNIGKTKNQGIEMALEAVVVSTDDWNFTVGGNMTLQNSKVTGLIDGAPDFGISTGGITGGIDNQVQRIQVDYAPNAYYVYEQAYDSNGQPIDGVFVDRNGDGQITTDDRYFYKKPQADVYYGFYTNLSYKNWDLAMSWRGSWGNYNYYNVDSNLGWSNQILIRDTDLGNATTEVLDTNFSYSGSERYLSDYYIRDASFIRMDNLTIAYNFKNFLGSKANARLSLAGQNLILITDYKGIDPEVNGGIDNTIYPRPRMYTFGLNVNF, from the coding sequence ATGAAAACACTGCAAAAAAAGTTATTACTTTTATTACTTATCTTACCCATAAGTATGTTTGCACAAAACACCTTAAAAGGAGTTGTTTTAGATAGTGGTTCGCAACAACCGCTGCCGGGTGTAAACATTTTAGTAAAAGGCACGTCAAATGGTACTACAACTGATTTTGACGGAAACTTTACCCTAAACAATCTTAAAAAGAATGACATTTTAATTTTGAAGTACATTGGCTTTAAAGAAGTAACTTATACTTACACAGGTCAAGACAATGTTACAATTACCATGACAGAAGACCTTCAACAACTTCAGGATATAGTTGTTATAGGTTATGGTACTGTTAAGAAAGAAGACGCAACGGGTTCTGTAAGCACAGTTACTGAGAAAAACTTTGTTAAAGGACCGGTAGTTGCTGCGGATCAGATGATTCAAGGAAAAGTTGCCGGAGTACAGATCACCAATGGTGGTGGAGCACCCGGTGAAGGAGCGACAATCAGAATTCGTCAGGGGTCTTCTCTGAGTGGAAATAACGACCCTTTATTTGTAATTGATGGTGTTCCTGTTGCAGCAGACAACACAGGAGGACGAAATCCTTTGGCTTCTATTAACCAGAACGATATTGAAAGTGTTACCGTTTTAAAAGACGCATCTGCTACTGCTATCTATGGTTCCAGAGCCTCAAACGGGGTAATCATTATTACCACCAAAAAAGGGAAAAGCGGGGAAATGAAAATTAATTACAGTGGAAATGTTTCTTACAGTAGTATAGCAAAAAAAGTAGATGTTTTAAGTGGTGACCAATTAAGAAGTTATGTTAATACTTATGGAAACACCAACCAACAGGCACTTTTAGGTACAGCCAATACGAATTGGCAAGAAGAAATCTATCGCGATGCAATTGGTACTGATCACAACATCTCTTTATCAGGAGGTAGTGACAATATCACGTACAGAGCTTCAGCCGGTTTTACTGATATGGATGGTATCTTAAAAGAAGACAATTTCACAAGAGCTACAACCAGTGCTTCAGTAGTAGGCAACTTTTTTAATGAACATTTAAAAATTGAAGCTAATAACAAGACTTCTTCCATGCGTAATAACTACAGTGAAAGGAGTGCAATCGGATCTTCATTAGCTTTCGATCCAACACAAAACATCTATAATTCTGATGGCTCTTATTTTGAATGGAACCAACAATTGGCCAGCAGAAACCCAGTAGCTTTAATTAATCAATCCCATAATTACGGAACTGCTTTCAGAAGCTTAGGAAATATTCAAGCAGAATATAAATTACATTTCTTCCCAGACTTAAAAGCTGTTGCTAACTTTGGCTATGACTATACAACAGGGAGAAGCTATGGAGGGTATGGATATGACAGCAATTATTATTATACAAATGCTTCTGCTGAATATGACTACACAAATGATAGTAAAAACAGATTAATGGATTTGTACTTAAACTATCATAAAGATATTGATGCCATTAAAGGTTCGGTAGAATTAACTGCCGGATATAACTATCAAAATTTTGATTATATCAACAATGGTGGCTATTCTGTAAATATTGCCGGAGTAGAATCTGTAACACCGGCTACAAAAACCGGTTATAACCTACAGTCTTATTTTGCCAGAGGGATCTTCAACTTTTATGATAAATATGTATTAACAGCAACTATCCGCAGAGACGGAACTTCAAGATTTGCTCCTGAATACAGATGGAGTAATTTCCCTTCAGCAGCTTTAGCCTGGAAAATCGATAAAGAAAAGTTCTTAGAAAATGTTTCTTCTATCTCTTCACTGAAACTTCGTATAGGTTGGGGTATTACCGGACAGCAAGACATAGGAAAGCTGTACCCTTCATTACCTACCTACCTTAGCTCTGATAACCAAGCTCAGTATCAAATAGGGGACACTTTTTATACAACAGTAAGACCACAAGCCTACAATTCTAATTTAAAATGGGAACAAACCGAAACCAGAAATATAGGTCTTGATTTCGGGCTAATAAAAAACAGAATTACGGGTAGCATAGACCTATATGAGAAAAGAACAAAAGACTTAATTGCATATGTTCCTAACCCTGCATTCTATGGTTTTTCTAACTATGATTATTATAATATTGGTAAAACAAAGAATCAAGGTATTGAAATGGCTTTAGAAGCTGTAGTTGTTAGTACAGATGATTGGAACTTTACTGTAGGAGGTAACATGACGCTACAAAACTCTAAAGTAACCGGTTTAATTGACGGAGCTCCTGACTTTGGAATCTCAACCGGAGGTATTACAGGAGGTATTGACAATCAAGTACAAAGAATACAGGTTGACTATGCTCCAAATGCTTATTATGTATATGAGCAAGCTTATGATTCAAATGGTCAACCAATTGACGGCGTATTTGTAGACCGAAACGGAGACGGACAAATAACTACTGATGACCGTTATTTCTATAAAAAACCACAAGCTGATGTATATTATGGTTTCTATACTAATTTAAGCTACAAAAACTGGGATTTAGCTATGTCTTGGAGAGGAAGTTGGGGTAATTATAACTATTACAATGTTGATTCAAACTTAGGATGGAGCAATCAAATTCTTATTAGAGATACCGACTTAGGAAATGCTACGACAGAAGTACTGGATACTAATTTTAGCTACTCAGGATCAGAACGTTACTTATCAGATTATTACATAAGAGATGCTTCATTCATAAGAATGGATAACCTGACTATTGCTTATAATTTCAAAAATTTCTTAGGCTCAAAGGCGAATGCAAGATTATCATTAGCAGGACAAAATCTGATCTTAATCACAGATTATAAAGGAATTGACCCTGAGGTAAACGGAGGAATTGACAATACAATTTACCCAAGACCTAGAATGTACACATTCGGTTTAAATGTAAACTTTTAA
- a CDS encoding SusE domain-containing protein — MKNIVKSLFVLLSVFAISCSTDDVQDRPVIQGVDAPVLTAPEDGNTYTLLPENMDALAERFVWTAANYNGNVAINYSVEMDLTGGDFSNAQVLGGTSSDLQAPVTVETLNNACTALGANPYEASSFDVRVVSSVGSNSTAYSPMVSNIVTIVITPYTTESPKLYVIGNFLSGSGYGADWTPDASLPALASSGYGLTDFEGYVYMNVTSPEFKLLPTNSSFDGDYGDDGTFTGALLQDGEVNVQLSAGSYYKINANTTTMTYTTTATQWAVTGSATTLGWPAGPDGTDGQDVDLTYNTATKKWEVITTLTGGQELKFRANNAWTLNYGDDGADGSLNEGGANITIATTGSYLIELDLSNPREYTYTLTAQ, encoded by the coding sequence ATGAAAAATATAGTTAAATCATTATTTGTTTTATTAAGTGTCTTTGCTATCTCATGTAGTACTGACGATGTACAAGACAGACCTGTTATACAAGGTGTTGACGCACCTGTTTTAACTGCTCCTGAAGACGGAAATACTTACACATTACTTCCTGAAAATATGGATGCCTTAGCAGAACGTTTCGTTTGGACAGCGGCTAATTATAATGGTAATGTAGCTATAAACTACTCCGTTGAAATGGATCTTACCGGTGGGGATTTCTCAAATGCTCAAGTATTGGGAGGAACTTCAAGTGATCTTCAGGCTCCGGTTACAGTAGAAACGTTAAACAATGCTTGCACAGCTCTAGGTGCAAATCCTTATGAAGCTAGTAGTTTTGATGTAAGAGTAGTTTCTTCGGTAGGAAGTAACAGTACTGCTTATTCGCCAATGGTTTCTAATATTGTAACTATAGTTATTACTCCTTACACAACCGAAAGTCCTAAACTTTATGTAATCGGTAATTTCCTAAGTGGCAGCGGATATGGTGCTGATTGGACGCCGGATGCCAGTTTACCTGCTTTAGCTTCTTCTGGTTATGGCTTAACTGATTTTGAAGGGTATGTATATATGAATGTAACAAGTCCTGAATTCAAATTATTACCAACTAACAGTAGTTTTGATGGCGATTACGGTGATGACGGAACCTTTACAGGTGCTTTACTTCAAGATGGTGAAGTTAACGTTCAACTATCTGCGGGAAGTTATTATAAAATAAATGCGAACACTACAACAATGACATACACAACTACAGCGACTCAATGGGCTGTAACCGGTTCTGCTACTACTTTAGGCTGGCCTGCCGGTCCTGATGGTACTGATGGTCAGGATGTAGATTTAACTTATAATACAGCAACAAAAAAATGGGAAGTTATCACAACTCTTACAGGAGGTCAAGAATTAAAATTCAGAGCAAATAATGCTTGGACATTGAATTATGGTGATGATGGTGCTGACGGATCATTAAATGAAGGAGGAGCAAATATCACTATTGCGACAACGGGATCTTATTTAATTGAATTAGATTTAAGCAATCCGAGAGAGTATACTTATACTTTAACCGCACAATAA